From a single Rhodococcus qingshengii JCM 15477 genomic region:
- a CDS encoding roadblock/LC7 domain-containing protein, producing MGLFRRRGSREEDDDRGQNLDRSDPGYAAWFANVADAGGQPIPYKRPLTAPVYPQLQPPAPDYETDTRRPLNAPAGDGWLPADRIDEFESSNGRPSAPNGTSPQISQTEKLPPDPLPTPQPTIPPRNVPMTSPPKHHLESPRATRPYQGEAMSNIDKILGELMRIDGASGAAVVDADSGMVLGMSGNPSFSLEYAGAGNSEVVRAKLRTMSNLGITDTLEDILITLSNQYHLIRVLETPGLSTLFVYLVLDRARANLALARHKLGEQTPKIEI from the coding sequence GTGGGACTTTTTCGTCGACGAGGTTCCCGCGAGGAAGACGACGATCGCGGGCAAAACCTCGATCGCAGCGACCCCGGGTACGCCGCCTGGTTCGCGAACGTCGCCGACGCGGGTGGTCAGCCGATTCCGTACAAGCGACCGCTGACCGCACCGGTGTATCCGCAACTCCAGCCGCCGGCCCCGGACTACGAGACGGATACGAGACGGCCACTCAACGCACCCGCCGGAGACGGCTGGCTACCCGCAGACCGCATCGACGAATTCGAGTCGTCGAATGGCCGCCCATCTGCACCGAACGGAACGAGCCCACAAATCTCCCAAACTGAAAAGTTGCCGCCCGACCCACTCCCGACGCCGCAACCAACGATTCCACCTCGAAATGTACCGATGACTTCACCACCGAAGCATCACCTGGAGTCGCCCCGCGCGACTCGGCCCTACCAAGGAGAAGCAATGAGCAACATCGACAAGATCCTCGGCGAATTGATGCGCATCGACGGTGCCAGCGGTGCAGCCGTCGTCGACGCCGACAGCGGAATGGTGCTCGGCATGAGCGGCAACCCGTCATTCAGCCTCGAGTACGCCGGCGCCGGCAACTCCGAGGTTGTGCGAGCAAAGCTCCGCACCATGAGTAACTTGGGGATTACCGACACCCTGGAAGACATCCTGATCACCCTGAGCAACCAGTACCACCTCATTCGCGTCCTCGAGACGCCCGGACTGTCGACGCTGTTCGTGTACCTCGTTTTGGACCGTGCGCGTGCGAACCTGGCGCTGGCCCGCCACAAGCTGGGCGAACAGACCCCCAAGATCGAGATCTGA
- a CDS encoding DUF305 domain-containing protein encodes MTAPRAVKAVALVAAALMLLVLGAALRPLFAPENHTQRAVLSETEIGFVHDMAAHHQQALFILARLSPDVDSAVTRLAQQIDDVQRTEIGVMLGWLRLAGVPPNSRTPMAWMEASPSGAGDSRHHPATLDTETDSMPGMATTEELEKLSSARGLDAEVLFLQLMERHHRGGIAMAQAADALLESGPVKQSARDMINTQSQESGLMTLMLEQRGAQPLH; translated from the coding sequence ATGACGGCGCCGCGAGCGGTCAAAGCCGTCGCACTCGTGGCTGCAGCACTGATGCTGCTCGTACTCGGCGCAGCACTACGTCCGCTGTTCGCACCCGAGAACCACACGCAGAGAGCTGTTCTGAGCGAAACCGAAATCGGATTCGTGCACGACATGGCGGCCCACCATCAACAGGCCCTCTTCATTCTCGCGCGTCTGAGTCCCGATGTGGACTCGGCGGTGACGAGACTGGCCCAGCAGATCGACGATGTTCAACGAACGGAAATCGGTGTCATGCTCGGTTGGCTGAGGTTGGCCGGTGTCCCGCCGAACAGTAGAACGCCGATGGCGTGGATGGAGGCGTCGCCGAGCGGCGCGGGCGACTCTCGTCATCACCCGGCAACGCTGGACACCGAGACCGACTCCATGCCTGGTATGGCTACGACCGAAGAACTCGAGAAACTGAGCAGCGCTCGCGGGCTCGACGCCGAGGTCCTTTTCCTTCAACTGATGGAACGCCACCACCGTGGCGGGATCGCCATGGCGCAGGCCGCCGACGCCCTACTCGAGAGCGGGCCGGTGAAACAGTCCGCCCGCGACATGATCAACACCCAGAGTCAGGAATCCGGGCTGATGACGCTGATGCTCGAACAACGTGGGGCACAACCACTGCACTGA
- a CDS encoding L-threonylcarbamoyladenylate synthase, whose translation MARYFDVHPENPQPRAISQIVEMLRNDAVIAYPTDSCYALGARMDNHSGTDRIREIRHLRSDHHFTLVCADFAQLGHFVHVTNSAFRAVKAATPGQYTFILPATKEVPRRLAHAKKKTVGVRIPSHPVVRALLQELGEPILSSTLLLPGAEEPMTDGWQIKEELDHQLDAVIDSGDCGTEPTTVVDYSSGVPEIVRVGAGDPSRFE comes from the coding sequence ATGGCCCGATACTTCGACGTTCACCCGGAAAACCCGCAGCCGCGCGCGATCAGCCAGATCGTCGAAATGCTGCGCAACGACGCGGTCATCGCCTACCCCACCGACTCCTGCTACGCCCTGGGCGCCCGAATGGACAATCACTCGGGCACCGATCGGATCCGCGAGATCCGTCATCTGCGTTCGGACCATCACTTCACGCTGGTCTGTGCCGATTTCGCGCAGCTCGGGCACTTCGTCCACGTCACCAACTCGGCGTTCCGCGCGGTGAAAGCGGCTACGCCTGGGCAGTACACGTTCATCCTTCCCGCCACGAAGGAAGTTCCGCGTCGGCTGGCACACGCCAAGAAGAAGACCGTCGGAGTGCGTATCCCCAGCCACCCGGTAGTGCGGGCACTCTTGCAAGAGTTGGGTGAACCCATCCTCTCCAGCACCCTTCTCCTGCCCGGCGCCGAGGAACCGATGACGGACGGCTGGCAGATCAAGGAAGAACTCGACCACCAACTCGACGCCGTCATCGACTCGGGTGACTGTGGAACCGAACCCACCACAGTCGTCGACTATTCGTCCGGTGTTCCCGAAATCGTGCGGGTCGGCGCGGGAGATCCTTCTCGTTTCGAATGA
- a CDS encoding Ig-like domain-containing protein codes for MNPRTLAVCAVVPALAAGLLAVSAPVAAASDTVTRTVSFEHKCRVDGATDWDSSFSDNMEVTAPTSVRPGEQFTVKLHPGTMRSSDSDTGRIKYDIALPQGATLVSYSLVGDSSSNLTGETAVLLRVGADGNANPAGEYLRITGAGNKTVNDGPSANDNKPKEGLQVKANTDFRLPAVELKLEARSDEGNATTHLRAGATSPSIKIKDTSMSFGESRWVNAAGYCVAAGEGRNALSTTEVFTTNQTETMVAVALEALTGEDVKIAASIDPNPGEGTVEFFDGDTKIGSATVDSNGHAELVWPFRDQGEHRITAKFLGTKKFSSSESADKTVTVTVPGVIVVEPVDPTEPETPGGTGSLGDIFSKLPTGSLGG; via the coding sequence ATGAACCCCCGCACTCTGGCAGTTTGCGCTGTCGTACCAGCACTCGCGGCCGGACTCCTCGCTGTGTCCGCGCCGGTGGCAGCGGCTTCCGATACCGTGACGCGGACAGTTTCCTTCGAACACAAGTGCCGGGTCGACGGCGCCACCGATTGGGATTCGTCGTTCTCCGACAACATGGAGGTAACGGCACCCACGTCCGTGCGTCCCGGCGAACAGTTCACAGTGAAATTGCATCCAGGCACCATGCGTAGTTCGGATTCGGACACCGGTCGAATCAAGTACGACATCGCATTACCGCAAGGGGCAACCCTGGTTTCGTACTCCCTCGTCGGTGATTCGTCGTCCAACTTGACCGGCGAGACTGCGGTGCTGCTCCGGGTGGGCGCAGACGGAAACGCAAACCCGGCGGGTGAGTACCTGCGAATTACCGGTGCCGGCAACAAGACAGTCAACGACGGTCCGAGCGCGAACGACAACAAGCCCAAGGAAGGGCTGCAAGTCAAGGCGAACACGGACTTTCGTTTGCCGGCAGTCGAATTGAAACTCGAAGCTCGGTCCGACGAGGGAAATGCGACGACGCACCTGCGCGCCGGGGCGACGAGCCCGAGCATCAAGATCAAAGACACGAGCATGAGTTTCGGTGAGTCCCGGTGGGTCAATGCCGCTGGGTATTGTGTTGCTGCGGGGGAAGGACGCAACGCCCTCTCGACTACCGAGGTCTTCACGACCAACCAGACCGAGACGATGGTCGCTGTCGCACTGGAGGCACTGACGGGCGAAGACGTCAAGATTGCGGCGAGTATCGACCCGAACCCGGGTGAGGGAACGGTCGAGTTCTTCGACGGCGACACGAAGATCGGCAGCGCCACAGTCGATTCCAATGGCCATGCAGAACTGGTCTGGCCGTTCCGCGACCAGGGCGAGCATCGCATCACCGCAAAGTTCTTGGGTACCAAGAAGTTCAGTTCTTCGGAATCTGCGGACAAGACCGTGACCGTCACCGTGCCTGGTGTCATCGTCGTCGAGCCGGTGGATCCGACGGAACCGGAAACTCCTGGTGGAACCGGAAGCCTCGGGGACATCTTCTCGAAGCTGCCGACGGGCTCACTCGGAGGCTGA
- a CDS encoding Ig-like domain-containing protein codes for MSKRLLNAALLTGLLAGGTAVAVIPATAAPVAETTSTTFQVTCRAVPSAFSGPSSDGKPATVRVSAPTVVAPGQVFDIDVDPGSVQIPNDVSGASVKKISRLKIDLPIPTNAEFVSATVTDPGNVIAGKPASVIRVNEDGTPAADGPILRLSGANEAIGNSPSSSSGAHGGLAINAQSGAETNIVFPKIRITVKAGPSGAVETNVRTSGAAGTFGGPESFLTFLPQVSHWLAGTIWAPTSCSPRDAETGPLNAGAGALASTKIDGDLGPVDPEPGADIVTKLEGPATAATGTKVSFASHVDPENTTGTVQFMVDGKPVGDPRPVVRGIARLDLTFGKAGTKSVTAVFTATGDEAKYTSAAHVLTVTGDTTGPVDPDPTDPGTPGGLGSLESVLPQLPTGSLGGK; via the coding sequence ATGTCAAAACGCCTACTGAATGCTGCGCTCCTTACCGGCCTCCTTGCCGGTGGAACCGCTGTGGCCGTGATTCCGGCAACCGCGGCGCCCGTTGCAGAAACCACGTCGACAACGTTCCAGGTCACGTGCCGCGCAGTTCCGAGTGCGTTCTCCGGTCCTTCGTCAGACGGAAAGCCTGCTACGGTGCGGGTTTCGGCTCCGACGGTAGTCGCGCCAGGTCAGGTCTTCGACATCGACGTGGATCCGGGTAGCGTCCAGATCCCGAACGATGTGAGCGGCGCAAGCGTCAAGAAGATCTCGCGTCTGAAGATTGATCTGCCGATTCCGACCAACGCGGAGTTCGTTTCGGCGACGGTCACCGATCCGGGCAATGTTATTGCCGGGAAACCTGCTTCGGTGATTCGTGTCAACGAAGACGGCACTCCCGCAGCGGACGGTCCGATACTCCGGTTGTCCGGCGCAAACGAAGCGATCGGCAACAGTCCGTCATCGTCGTCGGGTGCGCACGGCGGGCTTGCGATCAATGCTCAGTCCGGTGCCGAGACCAACATCGTCTTTCCGAAGATCAGAATCACCGTAAAGGCCGGGCCTTCCGGCGCAGTCGAAACCAATGTCCGGACTTCGGGTGCTGCAGGTACTTTCGGCGGGCCGGAGTCATTTTTGACCTTCCTCCCTCAGGTCAGTCACTGGCTCGCGGGAACCATCTGGGCGCCCACATCCTGCTCGCCGCGCGACGCTGAGACCGGCCCCCTCAATGCCGGTGCCGGCGCCCTGGCATCCACGAAGATCGACGGGGACCTGGGGCCCGTTGATCCTGAGCCAGGCGCGGACATCGTGACTAAGCTCGAAGGACCGGCTACCGCCGCGACCGGTACCAAGGTGTCTTTTGCTTCTCACGTCGATCCGGAAAACACAACGGGAACAGTACAGTTCATGGTCGACGGCAAACCCGTCGGTGACCCGCGGCCGGTGGTTCGCGGTATTGCGCGCCTGGATCTCACCTTCGGTAAGGCGGGTACCAAGTCCGTGACTGCAGTATTCACCGCTACCGGAGACGAGGCGAAGTACACGTCGGCGGCACACGTACTCACGGTGACCGGTGACACCACAGGTCCGGTCGATCCCGACCCGACCGATCCGGGCACTCCGGGCGGTCTCGGCAGCCTCGAGTCCGTTCTGCCGCAGCTGCCGACGGGTTCGCTCGGTGGCAAGTGA
- a CDS encoding MerR family transcriptional regulator, protein MSEPEHAGQGPNMQIGQVAERTELSIKTIRHYDEVGLVTPSERSAGGFRLYTEADVQRLLVIRRMKPLGFSLEEMKQLLDSLAVLGDEASDASTRTAATEFVTDCHTRAEESCTHLRKQLAYAEELTGLLADHSLNGERHS, encoded by the coding sequence ATGTCTGAGCCGGAACATGCGGGCCAAGGGCCGAACATGCAGATCGGACAGGTTGCCGAACGCACCGAACTGTCGATCAAGACGATTCGTCATTACGACGAGGTCGGTCTGGTTACTCCGTCCGAGCGGAGCGCCGGAGGATTCCGCCTCTATACCGAGGCCGATGTCCAACGGCTACTGGTAATCCGACGAATGAAGCCGCTCGGATTCAGTCTCGAAGAAATGAAACAACTTCTCGATTCTCTGGCAGTGCTCGGCGACGAAGCTTCGGACGCGTCAACGCGCACCGCTGCAACCGAATTCGTCACCGACTGCCACACCCGGGCGGAAGAAAGCTGCACACACTTACGTAAGCAACTCGCCTACGCCGAAGAGCTGACGGGTTTGCTCGCCGACCACAGTCTCAACGGTGAACGGCATTCGTGA
- a CDS encoding LVIVD repeat-containing protein, whose protein sequence is MKSFTTIRTRSAIALVALITVLPVCVASAEPATAPGSIHENPGVASTAASRAECGPGSMPETGLQGDVPAEDRNSGRSRDGYSCNMSQIGGYSGRGGGITSTNFEHCSYVGSFFPGNLLGPAQGVQVLDVSDPANPALTATLTEPAMLAGTWESLKVNTARKLLVGTGVPLLTGVGLMSVYDISDCAHPKLLNPGPGTDLGMLLPITNHEGGFSPDGNTYWSSGTAPGVASAVDLTDPANPRVVWQDLIGLSTHGFGISPDGNRMYLSNNLGGIHVLDISEVQRRVPNPRVRQLSQLSWTDGWATQHSIPVTYDGSPYLFTVDEGGSGGVKLIDVSDDDEPSVVNSVKLEINLPENQDAALASAAGGSLFAYESHYCSADRPVDPTALACGWISSGIRVFDVRDPFDVHEIAYFNPPARTGGNLELANSPHALASLIGVPVLSTPAIAQSIAQGQFDPGQALSSRSGMVALGDISTDWCFSPPEWRGTTLWATCADNGFVAMQLENGVYTPPADQKTTVGS, encoded by the coding sequence ATGAAATCGTTCACGACCATCAGAACCAGATCTGCCATCGCACTCGTCGCCTTGATCACCGTGCTTCCCGTGTGCGTCGCGTCGGCTGAGCCCGCCACTGCCCCGGGCTCGATCCACGAGAACCCGGGTGTCGCTTCCACCGCCGCAAGCCGCGCCGAATGCGGCCCGGGATCGATGCCCGAGACCGGGTTGCAGGGTGATGTTCCGGCCGAGGACCGAAACAGCGGACGCAGCCGAGACGGCTACAGCTGCAACATGTCTCAGATCGGCGGCTACTCGGGTCGCGGCGGCGGGATCACGTCCACCAACTTCGAACACTGCTCGTACGTCGGCAGTTTCTTCCCCGGGAACCTCCTGGGCCCCGCACAGGGCGTCCAAGTTCTCGACGTATCGGATCCTGCCAATCCCGCTCTCACCGCCACGCTGACCGAACCCGCGATGCTGGCCGGAACGTGGGAGAGCCTCAAGGTCAACACCGCGCGAAAGCTGCTGGTGGGCACGGGCGTTCCGCTCTTGACCGGCGTCGGCCTGATGTCGGTCTACGACATCTCCGATTGCGCGCACCCGAAACTACTCAACCCCGGACCAGGAACCGATCTGGGGATGCTGCTGCCCATCACCAATCACGAGGGAGGATTTTCACCGGACGGGAACACCTACTGGTCTTCCGGCACCGCTCCCGGCGTGGCGAGCGCCGTCGATCTCACCGATCCCGCCAACCCACGCGTCGTCTGGCAGGACCTCATCGGGTTGTCGACGCACGGCTTCGGAATCAGTCCCGACGGAAATCGCATGTACTTGTCGAACAATCTCGGCGGAATACATGTCCTCGACATCAGTGAGGTTCAGCGCCGCGTCCCGAATCCTCGGGTGCGCCAACTGTCCCAGCTCTCGTGGACCGACGGGTGGGCCACCCAACACAGCATTCCGGTCACCTACGACGGTTCGCCGTACCTGTTCACCGTCGACGAAGGTGGTTCCGGCGGAGTCAAATTGATCGACGTCTCCGATGACGACGAACCGTCGGTCGTCAATTCGGTGAAGCTCGAAATCAATCTGCCGGAGAATCAAGACGCTGCGCTGGCGTCTGCTGCCGGTGGATCGCTGTTCGCGTACGAATCTCACTACTGTTCGGCAGATCGCCCGGTCGACCCGACGGCGCTGGCATGTGGATGGATCTCGAGCGGGATTCGGGTCTTCGATGTTCGAGATCCCTTCGACGTCCACGAAATTGCGTACTTCAACCCACCTGCTCGGACCGGCGGCAATCTCGAACTCGCCAACTCGCCACACGCTCTCGCGTCGCTCATCGGGGTACCCGTTCTCAGCACCCCGGCAATCGCGCAGTCGATCGCGCAGGGCCAGTTCGACCCCGGCCAAGCACTGAGTTCGCGGTCGGGCATGGTCGCTCTCGGCGACATCTCGACCGATTGGTGCTTCTCCCCGCCCGAATGGCGCGGGACCACGTTGTGGGCGACGTGCGCCGACAATGGCTTTGTTGCCATGCAACTCGAAAACGGTGTCTACACACCACCGGCTGACCAGAAGACGACCGTGGGATCATGA
- a CDS encoding TetR/AcrR family transcriptional regulator, protein MTSSGRVNSGSLNRGPRDAARNRAALVSAAREVFATQGFAAPLSLIARTAGVGQGSLYRHFPTRESLALAVFDENIVELQDMAADPDSTLDDLFRLLVDQITTSIVFVEVIKPVSFGDSRLNSAGTRLTDLLEGRLEEARRAGKIRESVTAEDVILAIAMFAAIMERTAESSRKEVAHSAWNLLVQGLAGPAAAG, encoded by the coding sequence GTGACATCGTCTGGCCGCGTCAATAGCGGATCCCTCAACAGAGGGCCGAGAGATGCGGCGCGCAATCGTGCGGCACTCGTCTCAGCAGCTCGCGAGGTGTTCGCCACTCAGGGTTTTGCTGCTCCGCTCAGCCTGATCGCCCGCACGGCCGGCGTCGGTCAGGGCAGCCTCTACCGGCACTTTCCCACTCGCGAAAGCCTCGCACTCGCGGTGTTCGACGAGAACATCGTCGAGCTGCAAGATATGGCTGCCGATCCGGATTCGACTCTCGACGATCTTTTTCGATTGTTGGTAGACCAGATCACCACCTCCATCGTGTTCGTGGAGGTCATCAAGCCCGTCTCCTTCGGCGACTCACGACTGAATTCGGCAGGCACCCGCCTGACCGATCTCCTCGAAGGACGCCTCGAGGAGGCGCGTCGAGCTGGGAAGATACGCGAGTCCGTGACTGCTGAGGACGTGATCCTGGCGATCGCGATGTTCGCCGCGATCATGGAACGGACTGCCGAGAGCTCGCGAAAAGAAGTCGCGCACTCGGCCTGGAACCTACTTGTGCAGGGACTGGCCGGGCCGGCAGCGGCGGGCTGA
- a CDS encoding pyridoxamine 5'-phosphate oxidase family protein, whose protein sequence is MTIADAPCVWLTTLRSDGSPHTTPVWFLLHQNTFWIPSAEQNRKVRNLLDDPRVSLAVDGSAGDPWVAQGLATIHHDIGEFVDLLRLFGEKYDGWDAADETRDGPRVLVSVPVTRWFLRPD, encoded by the coding sequence GTGACTATCGCGGATGCTCCTTGCGTGTGGTTGACCACCCTCCGAAGCGACGGCTCGCCGCACACGACTCCGGTCTGGTTCTTACTGCATCAGAACACATTCTGGATACCGAGCGCTGAGCAGAATCGTAAGGTTCGGAACCTGCTGGACGATCCTCGGGTCTCGTTGGCAGTCGACGGATCCGCTGGCGACCCGTGGGTCGCACAGGGCCTCGCGACAATTCATCACGACATCGGCGAATTCGTCGACCTCCTGAGACTTTTCGGCGAGAAGTACGACGGCTGGGATGCCGCAGACGAAACTCGTGACGGTCCGCGGGTCCTCGTCTCGGTCCCGGTGACTCGATGGTTCCTTCGACCAGACTGA
- a CDS encoding SulP family inorganic anion transporter, with protein MAVTIASSTNDNSVRAALRSPHRLKTEVLAGLVVALALIPEAISFSIIAGVDPRVGLFASFTMAVTIAVVGGRPAMISAATGAVALVVAPLTREYGIDYLIATVLLAGLLQIVLSLLGVAKLMRFIPRSVMVGFVNALAILIFIAQLPHLIDVPWLVYPLLAVALLILVFLPKLTNAVPAPLVAIVLLTTATVVFAFNIPNVGDEGELPSSLPTLLFPDVPPGMHTLSIIAPYALAMALVGLLESLMTAKLVDDVTDTHSNKTREGWGQGVANIVTGFFGGMGGCAMIGQTMINVKVSGARTRISTFLAGVFLLILVVGLGDVVALIPMAALVAVMIMVSVGTFDWHSINPKTLRRMPIGETVVMLVTVVVTVATHNLAYGVIIGVITAMVIFARRVAHLTEVIDVAHPDEDTRVYAVRGELFFASSNDLIYQFDYAGDPKNIVIDLSESHVWDASTVATLDAITTKYAARGKNVEIVGLDDASAERHLRLSGRLGDGH; from the coding sequence ATGGCAGTAACCATCGCTTCATCCACCAACGACAATTCGGTTCGGGCCGCGCTCCGGTCACCTCACCGTCTCAAAACGGAGGTTTTGGCCGGACTGGTCGTGGCGTTGGCACTGATTCCCGAGGCGATCTCGTTCTCGATCATCGCCGGCGTCGATCCGCGGGTAGGACTGTTCGCGTCGTTCACGATGGCAGTGACCATCGCCGTCGTCGGCGGACGACCCGCAATGATCTCCGCAGCTACCGGCGCCGTCGCACTGGTCGTCGCTCCACTGACGCGCGAGTACGGAATCGACTACCTGATTGCGACAGTCCTTCTGGCCGGCCTGCTCCAGATCGTGTTGAGCCTCCTCGGCGTCGCCAAGCTGATGCGCTTCATCCCGCGTAGCGTCATGGTGGGATTCGTCAATGCACTGGCCATCTTGATCTTCATCGCCCAACTCCCCCACCTGATCGATGTTCCGTGGCTCGTCTACCCACTCCTTGCAGTCGCACTTCTGATACTCGTATTCCTGCCGAAACTGACGAACGCCGTCCCGGCTCCACTGGTGGCAATCGTGCTACTGACAACCGCCACAGTCGTTTTCGCGTTCAATATCCCCAACGTCGGCGACGAGGGCGAGCTTCCGTCGAGCCTACCGACGCTACTGTTCCCCGACGTCCCCCCGGGCATGCACACACTGTCGATCATTGCGCCGTACGCATTGGCCATGGCGCTCGTCGGACTCCTCGAATCGTTGATGACGGCCAAACTCGTCGACGACGTCACGGATACTCACTCGAACAAGACCCGAGAAGGGTGGGGCCAAGGCGTCGCGAACATCGTCACCGGCTTCTTCGGGGGCATGGGAGGGTGCGCGATGATCGGCCAGACCATGATCAACGTCAAGGTCTCCGGCGCTCGCACTCGAATCTCGACTTTCCTGGCGGGCGTGTTCTTGCTGATACTCGTCGTCGGCCTCGGCGATGTGGTGGCGTTGATTCCCATGGCCGCATTGGTGGCCGTCATGATCATGGTCTCGGTCGGCACTTTCGATTGGCACAGCATCAATCCGAAGACCCTGCGCCGCATGCCGATCGGCGAGACAGTGGTCATGTTGGTCACCGTGGTAGTCACCGTCGCCACCCACAATCTTGCCTACGGCGTGATCATCGGAGTGATCACCGCGATGGTCATCTTCGCCCGCCGCGTCGCGCATCTCACCGAAGTGATCGACGTCGCGCATCCGGACGAGGACACCCGTGTCTATGCGGTTCGAGGCGAACTGTTCTTCGCATCCAGCAACGATCTGATCTACCAGTTCGACTACGCCGGCGACCCGAAGAACATTGTCATCGATCTGTCCGAGTCTCATGTCTGGGACGCGTCGACCGTCGCGACACTGGACGCCATCACCACCAAGTACGCGGCCAGAGGCAAGAATGTCGAGATCGTGGGGCTCGACGACGCATCGGCCGAGCGCCACCTGCGCCTGTCCGGTCGCCTGGGTGACGGTCACTGA
- a CDS encoding DUF2797 domain-containing protein, with the protein MTLLVRGIDWSNPTAPRIRCVDDTTSATTFFTHDSVLRFSVDETKGRRCLGWRDLTAEGPGHSPCDRGATVTAGRQCDRCRNREGFTTVHQAHVSGAHIHPNVRTYLAQPQWLYVDVFAGGQMKVGTASEFRKHPRVAEQGAVCALFVARSTDGYSIRALEARVSEHFHLSQAIRTSRKIEALTGPLDREKLRKSLHHFVSSIKDELNDIGSDIDGIEILEAPEEWTAPACADMVFDAAPLIAYPHTFESGEHSLYLEGLAGSIASLRIDPDSESPRFVADVSGLVGRTITVGEFESPGVAIQESLF; encoded by the coding sequence ATGACCCTGCTTGTTCGCGGAATCGATTGGTCGAACCCGACAGCACCGCGGATCCGATGCGTCGACGACACCACTTCCGCTACGACCTTCTTCACTCACGACTCGGTGCTGCGATTCTCCGTCGACGAGACGAAGGGCCGCCGCTGCCTCGGCTGGCGAGATCTCACCGCCGAAGGTCCAGGACACTCGCCGTGCGACCGCGGGGCGACGGTCACCGCAGGACGCCAATGCGACCGATGCCGAAATCGTGAGGGGTTCACCACGGTTCATCAGGCACACGTCAGCGGCGCGCACATTCATCCGAATGTGCGTACCTACCTCGCACAACCACAATGGCTCTACGTCGACGTATTCGCCGGCGGCCAGATGAAGGTGGGGACGGCGTCCGAGTTCCGCAAGCATCCGCGAGTCGCCGAACAAGGGGCAGTCTGCGCATTGTTCGTAGCGCGGTCGACGGACGGTTACAGCATTCGCGCCCTCGAAGCCCGAGTTTCGGAGCACTTCCACTTGAGCCAGGCAATACGTACGTCTCGGAAAATCGAAGCGTTGACAGGGCCCTTGGATCGAGAGAAACTACGAAAGTCGTTGCACCACTTCGTATCGTCGATCAAAGACGAGCTGAATGACATCGGATCGGACATCGACGGAATCGAGATCCTGGAGGCTCCCGAAGAATGGACGGCGCCGGCGTGCGCTGACATGGTCTTCGATGCGGCACCGTTGATCGCGTACCCGCACACTTTCGAGTCCGGCGAACATTCCTTGTATTTGGAGGGCCTTGCCGGTTCGATCGCCTCGCTGCGGATCGACCCCGACTCTGAATCGCCACGCTTTGTCGCGGACGTGTCCGGACTGGTCGGTCGAACCATCACCGTCGGCGAGTTCGAGTCCCCTGGCGTGGCGATTCAGGAATCGTTGTTCTGA